The Microlunatus antarcticus genome window below encodes:
- a CDS encoding suppressor of fused domain protein: MPHYDVASWNHALERHVASYFGTHSISQERWPLGPVERRIPGFFVYKVGPGPRFSGWTFLTAGCWGATAEAGHGLEFVLSTNADDLRHVEVLTMLAYYHAGPPDQRLDLGHTVPIGEAWTPGSACEYELIGLPYAYGPDLEVCAWLNGHIQVLAVQPITTAEREFKVEHGAEALEDRLEEAAVEFANPMRRSAV; the protein is encoded by the coding sequence GTGCCGCACTACGACGTCGCGTCCTGGAATCATGCGCTCGAGCGGCACGTCGCCTCGTACTTCGGAACACACTCCATCAGCCAGGAACGATGGCCTCTCGGGCCCGTCGAGCGGCGCATACCCGGGTTCTTCGTCTACAAGGTCGGCCCGGGACCCCGCTTCTCGGGGTGGACCTTTCTCACCGCGGGGTGCTGGGGCGCGACTGCGGAGGCCGGCCATGGCCTGGAATTCGTGCTCTCGACCAACGCCGACGATCTGCGGCACGTGGAGGTCCTGACGATGCTGGCGTACTACCACGCCGGCCCGCCGGACCAACGCCTCGATCTGGGCCACACGGTGCCCATCGGCGAAGCCTGGACACCTGGCTCAGCCTGCGAGTACGAGCTGATCGGATTGCCCTACGCCTACGGTCCTGACCTCGAGGTCTGCGCTTGGCTGAACGGGCACATCCAGGTGCTGGCGGTCCAGCCCATCACGACAGCCGAGCGGGAGTTCAAGGTCGAGCACGGTGCCGAGGCGCTCGAAGACCGCCTCGAGGAGGCGGCTGTCGAGTTTGCTAACCCGATGCG